A genomic window from Xyrauchen texanus isolate HMW12.3.18 chromosome 15, RBS_HiC_50CHRs, whole genome shotgun sequence includes:
- the LOC127656452 gene encoding protachykinin isoform X2 encodes MKICLLILLLLSALTNILCQNFNPDEDNWINDEYPNEVNLLESEPLKMMLKRVHQAPGLQQYFGLMGKRSSAKSQITRRRQKFQTFVGLMGKRNVIEPGPF; translated from the exons ATGAAGATCTGTCTGCTCATTCTTCTGCTTTTGTCTGCTTTGACAAATATTTTGTGCCAGAACTTCAATCCTGATGAAGATAATTGGATAAATGACGAGTATCCAAACGAG GTAAATCTGCTGGAGTCTGAACCATTAAAGATGATGTTGAAAAGGGTGCATCAAGCACCTGGACTACAACAGTATTTTGGTCTAATGGGGAAAAGATCATccg caAAATCACAGATAACACGGAGAC GGCAGAAATTCCAGACTTTTGTTGGTCTAATGGGAAAACGGAATGTGATTGAACCAG GTCCTTTCTAA
- the LOC127656452 gene encoding protachykinin isoform X1: MKICLLILLLLSALTNILCQNFNPDEDNWINDEYPNEVNLLESEPLKMMLKRVHQAPGLQQYFGLMGKRSSAKSQITRRRQKFQTFVGLMGKRNVIEPGDSVFFL; encoded by the exons ATGAAGATCTGTCTGCTCATTCTTCTGCTTTTGTCTGCTTTGACAAATATTTTGTGCCAGAACTTCAATCCTGATGAAGATAATTGGATAAATGACGAGTATCCAAACGAG GTAAATCTGCTGGAGTCTGAACCATTAAAGATGATGTTGAAAAGGGTGCATCAAGCACCTGGACTACAACAGTATTTTGGTCTAATGGGGAAAAGATCATccg caAAATCACAGATAACACGGAGAC GGCAGAAATTCCAGACTTTTGTTGGTCTAATGGGAAAACGGAATGTGATTGAACCAGGTGATTCAGTTTTCTTTTTATGA